One Syngnathoides biaculeatus isolate LvHL_M chromosome 4, ASM1980259v1, whole genome shotgun sequence DNA window includes the following coding sequences:
- the rassf2a gene encoding ras association domain-containing protein 2a, with the protein MDGTRDGVRVGENKFISKATILSHLKTYNLYYEGQNLQLRHREEEGELIVEGLLNIFWGLRRPIRLQMQDDHERIRPPPSSTSWHSGCILDSHGADGQQKPHATPPAVEVTPPDNQSEDNGAMEHAEEESENSAQLLRTKSDAGVLRRAHRRSPSDQRKIRRHRFSINGHFYNHKTAVFTPAFGSVTNVRINSCMTTPQVLRVLLNKFKIENSPDDFALYLAHASGERVKLKRSDFPLVLRVLQGPCEQVCKLFLMEEDLGEEVTYDVAQYIKFEMPVLQSFITKLKEEEDREVQKLRRRYNVLRCILEKQLGCLPEGPACM; encoded by the exons ATGGACGGCACTCGCGATGGGGTTCGGGTCGGAGAGAACAAGTTCATCAGCAA GGCGACCATCCTCTCGCATCTGAAAACGTACAACCTTTACTATGAAGGGCAGAATCTGCAGCTCAGGCACCGAGAG GAAGAGGGGGAGCTGATCGTCGAGGGCCTCTTGAATATCTTTTGGGGCCTGCGGCGACCGATCAGGCTTCAGATGCAGGACGACCACGAGCGCATCCGACCGCCTCCCTCCTCCACGTCCTGGCACTCGGGTTGCATTCTGGACAGTCACGG CGCAGACGGTCAACAGAAGCCACACGCGACTCCGCCCGCCGTGGAGGTGACGCCGCCCGACAACCAATCGGAAGACAACGGCGCGATGGAGCACGCGGAAG AGGAAAGCGAGAACTCGGCTCAGCTCCTCAGAACCAAGAGCGACGCCGGGGTCCTGAGGCGGGCCCACCGCCGCTCACCCAGCGACCAGAGGAAGATCCGACGCCATCGCTTCTCCATCAATGGGCACTTCTACAACCACAAG ACGGCCGTGTTCACGCCCGCTTTCGGCTCGGTGACCAACGTCCGCATCAACAGCTGCATGACGACGCCGCAGGTCTTGAGAGTTCTCCTCAACAAGTTCAAGATCGAAAACAGCCCGGATGACTTTGCGCTCTACCTGGCCCACGCCAGTGGAG agcGAGTGAAGCTGAAGCGCAGCGACTTCCCTCTGGTTTTGAGAGTCTTGCAGGGTCCATGTGAGCAGGTGTGCAAACTGTTCCTCATGGAGGAGGACCTGGGAGAAGAAGTCACTTACGAT GTGGCGCAGTATATCAAGTTTGAGATGCCCGTGCTGCAGAGCTTCATCACCAagctgaaggaggaggaggacagggAGGTGCAGAAGCTGAGGAGAAG GTACAACGTCCTGCGCTGCATCCTCGAGAAGCAGCTGGGCTGCCTCCCCGAGGGTCCCGCATGCATGTGA
- the LOC133498998 gene encoding gastrula zinc finger protein XlCGF8.2DB-like encodes MPLTVVPVKNEDNPPEMCLSSILEDPRPPHAERDEDELPSSFVKVEGKEGDVSGRPLTVVPVKNKDNPPEMSQLPSGPTPRDELVAPLPLAGVVKETGGGDHELTKGSEKQTAKGRFSCSFCGKGYAYRCKLALHVKVHTGEKPFPCSICGKRFTQKVNMLSHTRTHTGEKPFSCSVCRKTFAHKSNMVAHAKTHTGERPFACANCGKTFFQKSNMLTHMKTHCGDRRAFAPAVCGKTYSHQNSLSVRARLHDEDKSLTCSVCGKKFSRMIDLRAHAGEKPCCCIVCAKRFAQKTHLEAHTRTHTGCAAKVTLIRTI; translated from the coding sequence ATGCCGCTGACCGTCGTCCCTGTGAAGAACGAAGACAACCCGCCTGAAATGTGCTTGAGCTCCATTTTGGAGGATCCGCGGCCCCCCCACGCCGAGCGTGACGAGGACGAGTTACCGTCATCCTTCGTCAAAGTGGAAGGGAAGGAGGGTGACGTCAGCGGGAGGCCGCTGACCGTGGTCCCTGTGAAGAACAAAGACAACCCGCCTGAAATGTCCCAGCTTCCAAGCGGACCGACGCCACGGGACGAGCTCGTAGCGCCGCTGCCGCTCGCCGGCGTCGTCAAAGAAACCGGCGGAGGTGACCACGAACTGACAAAAGGTTCCGAGAAGCAGACGGCCAAAGGGCGTTTCAGCTGCTCGTTTTGCGGTAAAGGTTACGCTTATCGCTGCAAGTTGGCTTTGCACGTGAAAGTGCACACGGGAGAGAAACCTTTCCCTTGCTCCATCTGCGGCAAGCGCTTCACCCAAAAGGTCAACATGCTGTCGCACACCAGgacgcacactggagagaaaccgttCAGTTGCTCAGTTTGCAGGAAAACCTTCGCCCACAAGTCAAATATGGTCGCGCACGCCAAAACACACACGGGAGAAAGACCCTTCGCTTGCGCCAATTGCGGCAAAACCTTCTTTCAAAAGTCCAACATGTTGACACACATGAAAACGCACTGCGGAGACCGACGAGCTTTCGCTCCCGCCGTCTGCGGCAAGACTTATTCTCATCAGAACAGTTTGAGCGTCCGCGCGAGGTTGCACGATGAGGACAAATCCCTCACGTGCTCCGTTTGCGGTAAAAAGTTCTCCCGGATGATCGACCTGCGGGCGCACGCGGGAGAGAAGCCGTGTTGCTGCATTGTTTGCGCGAAGAGGTTCGCCCAAAAGACTCACCTGGAAGCGCACACGCGAACGCACACGGGTTGTGCGGCAAAAGTTACGCTTATCAGAACAATTTAG